From the Panthera leo isolate Ple1 chromosome C1, P.leo_Ple1_pat1.1, whole genome shotgun sequence genome, one window contains:
- the LOC122228400 gene encoding LOW QUALITY PROTEIN: selenoprotein W-like (The sequence of the model RefSeq protein was modified relative to this genomic sequence to represent the inferred CDS: substituted 1 base at 1 genomic stop codon), producing the protein MALATXVIYCGAUSYKSKYLQHKMLEDELPRSLDICSKGTPQATGFEVMVAGKLFHSKKGGDGYTDMESKFLKLVAAIRAALAQG; encoded by the coding sequence ATGGCCCTTGCCACCTGAGTCATTTATTGTGGTGCTTGAAGCTACAAATCCAAGTACCTGCAGCACAAGATGTTAGAAGATGAGCTCCCCAGAAGCCTGGACATCTGCAGCAAGGGGACTCCGCAGGCCACCGGCTTTGAAGTGATGGTAGCAGGGAAGTTGTTTCACTCCAAGAAGGGAGGTGATGGGTACACGGACATGGAGAGTAAGTTTCTGAAGTTGGTGGCTGCGATCAGAGCCGCCTTGGCTCAAGGCTAA